In the Thauera sedimentorum genome, one interval contains:
- a CDS encoding substrate-binding domain-containing protein gives MLVAATLLASTAVDCARAQQAQARWTIGFAQDTLGNDWRRAQTEGLARAFSRHPEVRFRHTDADGNTARQVQDIEQLVAEGIDLLITSPRDAELMAPVIDRVRARGVPVVLLSRRTSGDSHNVFIRADNRQIARQAAAHLAQRLGGKGRILMLQHIPTTTPAIERTEGFMDELAKHPGLSVVAVRRADSLRDKAILAVEQVLAEGIAFDAIYAQSDSMAAGARAALRKRGIDPASIPTVGIDYIAEAREAIRAGKQDASFLYPTFAEEGADAAMRILRGEPVPREIVVESKKITRDNVERIEPIF, from the coding sequence ATGCTCGTGGCCGCGACGCTGCTCGCGTCCACCGCGGTCGACTGCGCCCGGGCCCAGCAGGCCCAGGCCAGATGGACCATTGGCTTCGCGCAGGACACGCTGGGCAACGACTGGCGCCGCGCGCAGACCGAAGGCCTGGCCCGTGCCTTCTCCCGCCATCCCGAGGTCCGCTTCCGCCATACCGACGCAGACGGCAACACTGCCCGCCAGGTGCAGGACATCGAGCAACTGGTTGCCGAGGGCATCGACCTGCTGATCACCAGTCCGCGCGACGCCGAACTGATGGCGCCGGTCATCGACCGGGTACGTGCCCGCGGCGTGCCGGTGGTGCTGCTCAGCCGGCGCACCAGCGGTGACAGCCACAACGTCTTCATCCGCGCGGACAACCGCCAGATCGCCCGCCAGGCGGCCGCCCATCTGGCGCAGCGCCTGGGTGGCAAGGGCCGCATCCTGATGCTGCAGCACATTCCCACCACCACGCCGGCCATCGAGCGCACCGAGGGCTTCATGGATGAGCTGGCCAAGCACCCGGGCCTGAGCGTGGTCGCGGTCCGCCGGGCCGACTCATTGCGCGACAAGGCCATCCTGGCGGTCGAGCAGGTCCTCGCCGAAGGCATCGCCTTCGACGCCATCTACGCGCAGAGCGACAGCATGGCCGCCGGCGCCCGCGCCGCACTGCGAAAGCGCGGCATCGACCCGGCCAGCATCCCGACCGTGGGCATCGACTACATCGCCGAGGCGCGCGAAGCCATCCGCGCCGGCAAGCAGGACGCTTCCTTCCTCTACCCGACCTTCGCCGAGGAAGGAGCCGACGCCGCCATGCGCATCCTGCGCGGCGAGCCCGTCCCTCGCGAGATCGTCGTGGAGTCGAAGAAGATTACCCGTGACAACGTTGAACGGATCGAACCGATCTTCTGA
- a CDS encoding putative bifunctional diguanylate cyclase/phosphodiesterase, with product MPRLFRLTHRLLLLWFASVAAVLGVSGVAFLMFEEHEIETERRARIEAAFAVLQNHVDQRATLLGRSAATMANRPGVVATIGLYANYFDPEADNAAVFDTPARELAMELGELARAAGASWASVIGPHGPVSAYWRHGDEDHKAYFSLRPQSAEVYVSTGAGVPFRAIDQQASFIARVTAVAGADVGDATVVTACATAGGPALVVRRPIQVDAQQGSREFGQVILGACLDEAFVDKVAAQAGAAFGIVGERKLFSDAMPDIIPPAMAEPLASPAQRGGLTLAGMRWHSDEVHVLGAGDWLLGDGSRNTAMFVLSRQQLSEQRSALFTAGLAGMGLAATVVFVVGLLYLRRNVTSPLERLVAAVASLRAGHYETVAGVRPGDEIGDLVHTFNTMTEQIRERESELRRLSLAVEQSPASVIITSPDAKIEYVNPRFSEITGYTAAEVIGQDPGFLKSGHMPEDVYRELWDTIRAGKVWRGELSNRTKDGRVVHEQTSISPIFDDKGEIAHFVAVKEDITRRKEAEAYVNHLAYHDALTDLPNRRLFRDRLSQALRQHQRNGGKFALLILDLDHFKDINDSLGHTVGDELLRLVAGRLSGLVREADTLARLGGDEFAILQSGIRQPSDAAVLAQKIIDSFRESFELGLMRLHSNTSVGIAVPTGDVVDVDDMISRADIALYKAKAAGRAGYVYFDDAMTAQVQNDAELVHDLARALQLGQLSLAFQPQVELASGRLVGVESLLRWQHPQLGNIPPIRFIPLAESRGLMPEIGLWVMAESCRQWKRWRDEGLDVGRVAVNVSAVQFKGGRGFESMLETIERSGVPPDVLEIEFTESAFVDVGSDTLAWIRNLSERGVHFAIDDFGTGYSSLIMLRQLRAHKLKIDREFVKDMLADPNDAAIVHATVSLAKTLGMTVVAEGIEEAAQADYLRGIGCDVGQGYHFARPMSAEDILTRYRPA from the coding sequence ATGCCCCGTTTATTCCGTCTGACCCACAGGCTGCTCCTTCTCTGGTTCGCTTCGGTCGCCGCGGTGCTCGGAGTATCGGGCGTCGCCTTCCTGATGTTCGAAGAGCACGAGATCGAGACCGAGCGGCGCGCCCGCATCGAGGCCGCTTTCGCCGTACTGCAGAACCACGTCGACCAGCGCGCGACCCTGCTCGGACGATCGGCGGCCACCATGGCCAACCGCCCCGGGGTGGTGGCCACCATCGGCCTGTACGCCAACTACTTCGACCCCGAGGCGGACAACGCCGCGGTGTTCGACACGCCCGCACGCGAGCTTGCGATGGAGCTTGGCGAACTCGCACGTGCTGCCGGCGCAAGCTGGGCATCGGTCATCGGCCCGCACGGCCCGGTGAGCGCCTACTGGCGCCACGGCGACGAGGACCACAAGGCCTACTTCTCGCTCCGCCCCCAGAGCGCGGAAGTCTATGTCAGCACCGGGGCGGGCGTGCCGTTCCGCGCAATCGACCAGCAGGCCTCGTTCATCGCGCGGGTGACCGCGGTTGCCGGCGCGGACGTGGGCGACGCAACGGTGGTGACCGCCTGCGCCACCGCGGGCGGTCCGGCCCTGGTGGTCAGGCGGCCGATCCAGGTGGATGCTCAGCAAGGCAGCCGCGAGTTCGGCCAGGTCATCCTGGGCGCCTGCCTGGACGAAGCCTTCGTGGACAAGGTCGCTGCGCAGGCCGGTGCCGCCTTCGGCATCGTCGGCGAGCGCAAGCTGTTCAGCGACGCGATGCCGGACATCATTCCGCCGGCAATGGCCGAGCCGCTGGCTTCCCCGGCCCAGCGGGGCGGACTGACCCTGGCCGGGATGCGCTGGCACAGCGACGAGGTCCACGTGCTGGGTGCCGGGGACTGGCTGCTGGGCGACGGCAGCCGCAATACCGCGATGTTCGTGCTCAGCCGCCAGCAGCTGTCCGAGCAGCGCAGCGCCTTGTTCACCGCCGGCCTGGCCGGCATGGGGCTGGCCGCTACCGTGGTCTTCGTCGTGGGGCTGCTGTACCTGCGCCGCAACGTCACCAGTCCGCTGGAACGCCTGGTCGCCGCGGTCGCCAGCTTGCGCGCCGGGCACTACGAGACGGTGGCCGGCGTTCGTCCGGGCGACGAGATCGGCGACCTGGTGCATACCTTCAACACCATGACCGAGCAGATCCGCGAACGCGAGAGCGAGCTGCGCCGGCTGTCGCTGGCGGTCGAGCAGAGCCCCGCGTCGGTCATCATCACCTCGCCGGACGCGAAGATCGAATACGTTAACCCGCGTTTCTCGGAGATCACCGGCTATACCGCGGCGGAGGTCATCGGGCAGGACCCGGGCTTCCTGAAGAGCGGGCACATGCCCGAGGACGTGTACCGCGAGCTGTGGGACACCATCCGCGCGGGCAAGGTGTGGCGCGGCGAACTGTCCAACCGCACCAAGGACGGACGCGTCGTCCATGAACAGACCTCGATCTCGCCGATCTTCGACGACAAGGGTGAGATTGCGCATTTCGTCGCGGTGAAGGAGGACATCACCCGGCGCAAGGAGGCCGAGGCCTATGTCAACCACCTCGCCTACCACGACGCGCTCACCGACCTGCCCAACCGCCGCCTTTTCCGCGACCGGCTCAGCCAGGCCCTGCGCCAGCACCAGCGCAACGGCGGCAAGTTTGCCCTGCTGATCCTCGATCTCGATCATTTCAAGGACATCAACGACAGCCTCGGCCACACGGTGGGCGACGAACTGCTGCGCCTGGTCGCCGGCCGGCTGAGCGGCCTGGTCCGCGAGGCCGACACCCTGGCCCGCCTGGGCGGCGACGAGTTCGCCATCCTGCAGTCCGGCATCCGCCAGCCTTCGGATGCGGCGGTGCTGGCGCAGAAGATCATCGACTCCTTCCGCGAGTCCTTCGAACTCGGACTGATGCGCCTGCACAGCAACACCAGCGTGGGCATCGCGGTGCCGACCGGCGACGTGGTGGACGTGGACGACATGATCAGCCGCGCCGACATCGCGCTGTACAAGGCCAAGGCCGCCGGCCGGGCGGGCTATGTGTACTTCGACGACGCGATGACCGCCCAGGTGCAGAACGACGCCGAGCTCGTGCATGACCTGGCCCGCGCGCTGCAACTCGGCCAGCTGTCGCTCGCTTTCCAGCCACAGGTCGAACTGGCCAGCGGGCGCCTGGTCGGGGTGGAATCGCTGCTGCGCTGGCAGCACCCGCAACTGGGCAACATCCCGCCCATCCGCTTCATTCCGCTGGCGGAGAGCCGCGGCCTGATGCCGGAGATCGGCCTGTGGGTGATGGCCGAGTCCTGCCGCCAGTGGAAACGTTGGCGCGATGAGGGGCTGGACGTCGGGCGGGTGGCGGTCAACGTGTCCGCGGTGCAGTTCAAGGGCGGCCGCGGTTTCGAGAGCATGCTGGAAACCATCGAGCGCAGCGGCGTGCCGCCGGACGTGCTGGAGATCGAGTTCACCGAATCGGCCTTCGTCGACGTCGGCAGCGACACCCTGGCCTGGATCCGCAACCTCAGCGAACGCGGGGTGCACTTCGCCATCGACGACTTCGGCACCGGCTATTCCTCGCTGATCATGCTGCGCCAGCTGCGTGCCCACAAGCTCAAGATCGACCGCGAGTTCGTCAAGGACATGCTGGCGGACCCGAACGATGCGGCCATCGTGCACGCCACGGTGTCGCTGGCCAAGACCCTGGGCATGACCGTGGTGGCCGAAGGCATCGAGGAGGCCGCGCAGGCCGACTATCTGCGCGGCATCGGCTGCGACGTTGGCCAGGGCTACCACTTCGCGCGGCCGATGTCTGCCGAGGACATCCTGACACGCTACCGTCCGGCGTGA
- a CDS encoding Lon protease family protein, protein MADGYNRAPDRSLDPARLRTRCAPESLGFSTTDELPEVPGGLGQERAEEALRFGLAMHHPGYHVFVLGGAGTGRHATALRLLREEAAKRATPPDLCYLHDFDKPLSPRLLSLPAGRGGALRGDMQTFIRELRPAIDAALSSETHAKRVEALQEAHEKREEASLREIGHACAADGLTLLRTPQGFVFAPTRNGETLSAEEFEALPEDDRKACEALVDTWSDRLTDLLNQLPDWRKALHEAIARAERDALAPTVTHLIRGVRERFADLPEVGEFLDAICRDLLDSGTIWRGTGEEGEEEDEEDGSRFQRYQVNLLVDHAATEGAPVISEDNPGFGSLVGRIEHVAQMGMAVTNFTLIRAGALHRASGGYLVLDVERLLGHPYAWEALKRVLRSGEIRIEPPSEAQGWSSTLTLDPAPVPCDVKVVLVGEREMFYLLNEMDPDFPELFKVAADFDEDIPRTAANELHFAGLLAKLARLSELRPFDRAAVARLIEQGSRLAEDGGRLSLRTRQLADVMREADLLARQDGQPRVGRAQIDRAIAARIRRFGRYAEQVRESMLDGTTLIATEGLQAGQINGLVVVELGGERFGHPMRITATVRLGEGDVVDIERETELGGAIHSKGVLILSAFLASRYARHQPLSLSASLVFEQSYSPVEGDSASLAELCALLSALADVPIRQSLAITGSINQFGGVQAIGGVNEKIEGFFDLCAARGLTGEQGVVIPTACIRHLMLREDVVEAVTAGRFAVYAVATVDEAMEVLTGMAAGVADSKGIMPRNTLNHRVATALTDMTAARHAWSEGNVRPRKRGRRHEH, encoded by the coding sequence ATGGCCGACGGTTACAACCGCGCCCCCGACCGCAGCCTCGACCCCGCACGCCTGCGCACCCGCTGCGCGCCGGAGAGCCTGGGCTTTTCCACCACCGATGAACTGCCCGAGGTCCCCGGCGGACTCGGCCAGGAGCGCGCCGAGGAGGCACTGCGCTTCGGCCTGGCGATGCACCACCCCGGCTATCACGTCTTCGTGCTCGGCGGCGCCGGTACCGGGCGGCACGCCACCGCCCTGCGCCTGCTGCGCGAAGAGGCGGCCAAGCGGGCGACGCCACCCGACCTGTGCTACCTGCACGACTTCGACAAGCCGCTCAGCCCGCGCCTGCTCAGCCTGCCCGCCGGTCGCGGCGGGGCATTGCGCGGCGACATGCAGACCTTCATCCGCGAGCTGCGCCCGGCCATCGACGCGGCGCTGAGCAGCGAGACCCACGCCAAACGGGTGGAGGCGCTGCAGGAGGCCCACGAGAAGCGCGAGGAGGCCTCGCTGCGCGAGATCGGCCACGCCTGCGCAGCCGACGGCCTGACCCTGCTGCGCACCCCGCAGGGCTTCGTGTTCGCGCCCACGCGCAACGGCGAAACCCTGTCCGCGGAAGAGTTCGAGGCCTTGCCCGAAGACGACCGCAAGGCCTGCGAGGCCCTGGTCGACACCTGGAGCGACCGCCTCACCGACCTGCTCAACCAGTTGCCCGACTGGCGCAAGGCCCTGCACGAGGCCATCGCCCGCGCCGAACGCGACGCGCTGGCGCCCACCGTCACCCACCTGATACGCGGCGTGCGCGAACGCTTTGCCGACCTGCCCGAGGTCGGCGAATTCCTCGACGCGATCTGCCGCGACCTGCTCGACAGCGGCACCATCTGGCGCGGCACCGGCGAGGAGGGCGAGGAGGAGGACGAAGAGGACGGCAGCCGCTTCCAGCGCTACCAGGTGAACCTGCTGGTCGATCACGCCGCCACCGAGGGCGCGCCGGTGATCAGCGAGGACAACCCGGGCTTCGGCAGCCTTGTCGGCCGCATCGAGCATGTCGCCCAGATGGGCATGGCGGTGACCAATTTCACCCTGATCCGTGCTGGCGCCCTGCATCGCGCCAGCGGCGGCTACCTGGTGCTGGACGTGGAGCGCCTGCTCGGCCACCCCTACGCCTGGGAGGCGCTCAAGCGCGTGCTGCGCAGCGGCGAGATCCGCATCGAGCCGCCGTCCGAGGCGCAGGGCTGGAGCAGCACGCTCACCCTGGACCCGGCGCCGGTCCCCTGCGACGTCAAGGTGGTGCTGGTGGGCGAGCGCGAGATGTTCTACCTGCTCAACGAGATGGACCCGGACTTTCCCGAGCTGTTCAAGGTGGCCGCGGACTTCGACGAAGACATTCCGCGCACCGCCGCCAACGAACTGCACTTTGCCGGCCTGCTGGCCAAGCTGGCGCGCTTGTCCGAGCTGCGCCCATTCGACCGCGCTGCCGTCGCGCGCCTGATCGAGCAAGGCTCGCGCCTCGCCGAAGACGGCGGCCGGCTGTCGCTGCGTACCCGCCAGTTGGCCGACGTGATGCGCGAAGCCGACCTGCTCGCGCGCCAGGATGGGCAACCGCGGGTGGGGCGCGCGCAGATCGACCGCGCCATCGCCGCACGCATCCGGCGCTTCGGCCGCTACGCGGAACAGGTGCGCGAGTCCATGCTCGACGGCACCACGCTGATCGCCACCGAAGGCCTGCAGGCCGGCCAGATCAACGGCCTCGTGGTGGTCGAGCTTGGCGGCGAGCGCTTCGGCCACCCGATGCGCATCACCGCGACGGTGCGCCTGGGCGAGGGCGATGTGGTCGACATCGAGCGCGAAACCGAACTGGGCGGCGCGATCCACTCCAAGGGCGTGCTGATCCTGTCCGCCTTCCTCGCCAGCCGCTATGCCCGCCACCAGCCGCTGTCGCTGTCCGCCAGCCTGGTGTTCGAGCAGTCCTACTCGCCGGTGGAAGGCGACTCCGCCTCGCTCGCGGAGTTGTGCGCGCTGCTCTCGGCGCTGGCCGACGTGCCCATCCGACAGTCGCTGGCGATCACCGGCTCGATCAACCAGTTCGGCGGCGTACAGGCCATCGGCGGCGTGAATGAGAAGATCGAGGGCTTCTTCGACCTGTGCGCCGCGCGCGGGCTCACCGGCGAGCAGGGCGTGGTCATCCCCACCGCCTGCATCCGCCACCTGATGCTGCGCGAGGACGTGGTCGAGGCGGTGACCGCCGGGCGCTTCGCGGTGTATGCCGTGGCCACCGTGGACGAGGCGATGGAAGTGCTCACCGGCATGGCCGCCGGCGTGGCCGACAGCAAGGGCATCATGCCGCGCAACACCCTCAACCACAGGGTCGCCACCGCGCTCACCGACATGACGGCAGCCCGCCATGCCTGGAGCGAAGGCAACGTACGACCGCGCAAGAGAGGGCGGCGGCACGAGCACTGA
- a CDS encoding M61 family metallopeptidase, whose protein sequence is MTTPIHYRIRPANPAAHLFEASVTVAEPDAEGQVFSLPAWIPGSYMIREFARNIVTIRAEADGKAVALEKLDKHSWRAARVPAGSALTLHYEVYAWDLSVRAAHLDQTHGFFNGTSVFLMVHGQAGRPCTVDIQPPADTGLRDWRVITALPRARGKGAAKAYGFGLYRAADYDELIDHPVEMGRFTLASFEAAGVPHDVALTGRHDCDMDRLTTDLKRICEWQVALFGAPAPMDYYAFLTMIVGDGYGGLEHRASTALLASRADLPYPGMKAMSEGYRQFLGLCSHEYFHTWNVKRIKPAAFTPYDLAVENHTGLLWAFEGFTSYYDDLALVRSGVIGVDDYLGLLGKTISNVLRGPGRLRQSVAESSFDAWTKYYRQDENAPNAIVSYYAKGSLVALALDLQLRAASAGENSLDDVMRLLWQRHGQTGTGVPEDGIFAAVEDIGGKTLARWLRRAVEGTDDLPLARLLKPFGVAWSAEPASAAPWLGAKLAAGNGETRLANVYDGGPAQRAGLSAGDVLVALDGLKIGASGLDAMLARRQPGERIALHAFRRDELMCFELELAAAPADKIGLKPAAKAPAAAARLRRGWLGS, encoded by the coding sequence ATGACTACGCCCATCCACTACCGCATCCGCCCCGCCAATCCCGCCGCACACCTCTTCGAAGCCAGCGTCACGGTGGCCGAACCGGACGCCGAAGGCCAGGTCTTCAGCCTGCCGGCCTGGATACCCGGCAGCTACATGATCCGAGAGTTCGCGCGCAACATCGTCACCATCCGCGCAGAGGCGGACGGCAAGGCGGTGGCGCTGGAGAAGCTCGACAAGCACAGCTGGCGGGCCGCACGCGTGCCGGCGGGCAGCGCGCTCACCCTGCATTACGAGGTCTATGCCTGGGATCTCTCGGTACGCGCCGCCCATCTCGATCAGACCCACGGCTTCTTCAACGGCACCAGCGTGTTCCTGATGGTGCACGGCCAGGCCGGGCGGCCCTGCACGGTGGACATCCAGCCCCCGGCCGACACCGGCCTGCGCGACTGGCGGGTGATCACCGCGCTGCCGCGCGCACGCGGCAAGGGCGCCGCGAAGGCCTACGGCTTTGGGCTCTACCGTGCGGCGGACTACGACGAACTGATCGACCATCCGGTGGAGATGGGGCGCTTCACCCTGGCCAGCTTCGAGGCCGCCGGCGTGCCGCACGACGTGGCGCTCACCGGCCGCCACGACTGCGACATGGATCGCCTCACCACGGACCTGAAACGCATCTGCGAATGGCAGGTGGCATTGTTCGGCGCGCCCGCGCCGATGGACTACTACGCCTTCCTGACCATGATCGTCGGCGACGGCTACGGCGGCCTGGAGCACCGCGCCTCCACCGCGCTGCTGGCCAGCCGCGCCGACCTGCCGTATCCCGGCATGAAGGCGATGAGCGAGGGCTACCGCCAGTTCCTCGGCCTGTGCAGCCACGAATACTTCCACACCTGGAACGTCAAGCGCATCAAGCCGGCGGCCTTCACCCCCTACGACCTGGCGGTGGAGAACCATACCGGCCTGCTGTGGGCCTTCGAGGGCTTCACCTCCTACTACGACGACTTGGCGCTGGTGCGCAGCGGGGTGATCGGCGTGGACGACTACCTCGGTCTGCTCGGCAAGACCATCTCCAACGTGTTGCGCGGCCCCGGGCGCTTGCGCCAGAGCGTGGCCGAATCCAGCTTCGACGCCTGGACCAAGTACTACCGCCAGGACGAGAACGCCCCCAACGCCATCGTCAGCTACTACGCCAAGGGCTCACTGGTGGCACTGGCCCTGGACCTGCAGTTGCGCGCGGCGAGCGCCGGCGAAAACAGCCTGGACGACGTGATGCGCCTGCTGTGGCAACGCCATGGGCAAACCGGCACCGGCGTGCCCGAGGACGGCATCTTCGCCGCGGTGGAGGACATCGGCGGCAAAACGCTGGCACGCTGGCTGCGCCGCGCGGTGGAAGGCACCGACGACCTGCCGCTGGCGCGCCTGCTCAAACCGTTCGGCGTAGCGTGGTCAGCCGAGCCGGCCAGCGCCGCGCCCTGGCTGGGCGCAAAGCTGGCTGCCGGCAACGGCGAGACCAGGCTGGCCAACGTATACGACGGCGGTCCGGCACAGCGCGCGGGGCTGTCCGCCGGCGACGTGCTGGTGGCGCTGGACGGGCTGAAAATCGGCGCCAGCGGGCTGGACGCCATGCTCGCCCGCCGCCAGCCCGGCGAACGGATAGCGCTCCACGCCTTCCGGCGTGACGAGCTGATGTGCTTCGAGCTGGAACTGGCCGCCGCGCCGGCCGACAAGATCGGCCTCAAGCCGGCGGCAAAGGCCCCGGCGGCGGCGGCGCGGCTGCGCCGCGGCTGGCTGGGGAGCTGA
- a CDS encoding Y-family DNA polymerase, which translates to MYWLALLLPDLPLQVFTRGTADPGLLAVTESRPRQQVVAASPAARALGVSAGDGVAGALAVAPDLLLRPRAPELETATLAELAHWAGRFTPHVSLDPPGGLVLEISASLRLFGGLQALAGTLVQELDALGLQACIAGAPTPLAARWLAASSPGTLAMARGGWQECLAPLPLAVLADAGVGKDILMLLHGIGARSLADVLRLPRDGLARRQAAAVSAALARARGETPDLRDWFVPPARYTARVAMAAPTDNVEPLLFAARRLFAGLAAWLTARQTAVDHCSLTLEHESGPATVLELYTGAPSRDEARLGLLARERLAALPLPAPVEALRLESGLPVELAPKSADLFGDPDTARENAGLLFDRLVARLGTDAVTSLRPCADHRPERAWRPVRPGTRLPADTPVPGPRPLWLLAEPRALRGSSGLILLAGPERIESGWWDGADVRRDYYVARDRDEALCWVFHPLDRPDEWYVHGYFG; encoded by the coding sequence ATGTACTGGCTCGCCCTGCTCCTGCCCGACCTGCCCTTGCAGGTCTTCACCCGCGGCACAGCTGATCCCGGCCTGCTGGCGGTCACCGAATCGCGCCCTCGCCAGCAGGTGGTGGCCGCCAGCCCGGCCGCGCGCGCGCTCGGCGTGAGCGCGGGCGACGGCGTGGCGGGGGCGCTGGCGGTGGCTCCCGACCTGCTGCTGCGCCCGCGCGCGCCCGAACTCGAGACCGCCACCCTGGCGGAGCTGGCCCATTGGGCCGGTCGCTTCACGCCTCATGTCAGCCTGGACCCGCCTGGCGGACTGGTGCTGGAGATCTCCGCCAGCCTGCGCCTGTTCGGCGGCCTGCAGGCACTGGCCGGGACGCTTGTCCAGGAACTGGACGCGCTCGGCCTGCAGGCCTGCATTGCCGGCGCGCCGACCCCGCTGGCTGCGCGCTGGCTGGCGGCCTCCAGCCCGGGCACCCTGGCCATGGCGCGTGGCGGCTGGCAGGAATGCCTCGCCCCTCTGCCGCTTGCGGTGCTGGCCGATGCCGGCGTGGGCAAGGACATCCTGATGCTGCTGCACGGCATCGGCGCCCGCAGCCTGGCCGACGTCCTGCGTCTGCCACGCGACGGGCTGGCCCGCCGGCAGGCGGCGGCGGTGAGTGCGGCGCTGGCCCGCGCCCGCGGCGAAACCCCGGACCTGCGCGACTGGTTCGTACCGCCCGCGCGCTACACCGCCCGGGTGGCGATGGCTGCGCCCACCGACAACGTCGAACCCCTGCTGTTCGCGGCCCGCCGGCTGTTTGCCGGCCTGGCCGCCTGGCTCACCGCCCGCCAGACGGCGGTGGATCACTGCAGCCTGACCCTGGAGCACGAGTCCGGCCCGGCCACCGTGCTCGAGCTCTACACCGGCGCCCCCTCGCGTGACGAGGCCCGCCTGGGGCTGCTGGCGCGCGAACGCCTGGCTGCTTTGCCCCTGCCGGCGCCGGTCGAGGCCTTGCGCCTGGAAAGCGGCCTGCCGGTCGAACTGGCGCCGAAGTCCGCCGATCTGTTCGGCGACCCCGACACCGCGCGCGAGAACGCCGGCCTGCTGTTCGACCGCCTGGTCGCCCGGCTGGGGACGGATGCGGTCACCAGCCTGCGCCCCTGTGCCGACCACCGCCCCGAGCGGGCCTGGCGCCCGGTCCGTCCCGGTACACGCCTGCCGGCCGACACACCGGTGCCGGGGCCGCGCCCGCTGTGGCTGCTTGCCGAGCCCAGGGCGCTGCGCGGCAGCTCCGGCCTGATCCTGCTGGCCGGCCCGGAGCGCATCGAATCCGGCTGGTGGGACGGCGCCGACGTGCGACGCGACTACTACGTGGCGCGGGACAGGGACGAGGCCCTGTGCTGGGTATTCCATCCGCTGGACAGGCCGGACGAATGGTATGTGCACGGCTACTTCGGCTGA